One part of the Solanum dulcamara chromosome 8, daSolDulc1.2, whole genome shotgun sequence genome encodes these proteins:
- the LOC129900611 gene encoding BAG family molecular chaperone regulator 1-like: protein MMGTKTKMNCSSVGSENEWELRPSGMLVQKRNLDSENCPPPPTIRVRVKYRSVYHEINISSQATFGELKKMLSGPTGLHHQDQKLLYKEKERENKTFLDIAGVKDKSKIVLIEDPISQEKRYLEMRKTAKVEKAAKTISYITLEVDRLSRQVSALESVISKGGKVVEKDVINLTELLMNQLLQLDGIIAEGDIKLQRKNQVRKVQKCVETLDMLKMKNSMPTNNGNHNPKEGSPPAHQRQDYRYSNEQAPSPVQQHQDRHSFGNSPVQSKHQEQSRHSTSGSVVITTQWETFDSTPAPLLDHFSSPTTTSSTHAAAAQSRLSWDLL, encoded by the exons ATGATGGGAACGAAGACCAAAATGAATTGTAGTTCCGTTGGTAGCGAGAATGAGTGGGAGCTGAGGCCAAGTGGAATGCTGGTCCAGAAACGCAACCTGGATTCTGAAAACTGTCCTCCTCCACCTACTATTCGGGTTCGGGTCAAGTACCGCTCCGTTTACCACGAGatcaatatcagttctcaagcAACTTTTG GAGAATTGAAGAAGATGTTGAGCGGTCCAACGGGGTTGCATCACCAAGATCAGAAGTTACTGtataaagagaaagaaagagaaaataaaacatTTCTTGATATAGCTGGAGTAAAGGACAAGTCCAAAATTGTTCTAATTGAAGACCCAATTAGCCAAGAAAAACGGTACCTCGAGATGAGGAAGACTGCTAAAGTGGAGAAGGCCGCTAAAACTATTTCATACATCACTTTGGAAGTCGACAGGCTGTCTAGACAG gtTTCTGCGCTGGAATCTGTAATTTCTAAAGGTGGGAAAGTTGTAGAAAAGGATGTGATTAATTTGACAGAGTTGTTAATGAATCAGCTCCTTCAATTGGATGGTATTATTGCTGAAGGTGATATAAAACTTCAGAGAAAAAATCAG GTGAGAAAAGTGCAAAAGTGTGTTGAAACACTAGATATGTTGAAGATGAAAAATTCAATGCCAACAAACAATGGAAATCACAATCCAAAAGAGGGATCTCCCCCAGCTCATCAGCGTCAAGATTATAGGTATTCGAATGAGCAGGCACCATCACCAGTTCAACAACATCAAGACAGGCATTCGTTTGGGAATTCCCCGGTACAAAGCAAACATCAGGAGCAATCGAGGCACTCGACCTCAGGGTCTGTTGTCATAACAACCCAATGGGAAACATTTGATTCCACTCCAGCGCCATTGCTGGATCATTTCTCATCACCTACAACCACATCAAGCACCCATGCTGCAGCTGCCCAATCACGACTCAGTTGGGATTTGCTTTAA